Proteins found in one Tamandua tetradactyla isolate mTamTet1 chromosome 3, mTamTet1.pri, whole genome shotgun sequence genomic segment:
- the NDUFB3 gene encoding NADH dehydrogenase [ubiquinone] 1 beta subcomplex subunit 3 isoform X2: MTPGHGHNKMELPDYKQWKIEGTPLETVQEKLAARGLRDPWGRNEAWRYMGGFANNVSFVGALLKGFKWGFAAFVVAVGAEYFLESSNKDEKHH; this comes from the exons ATGACGCCTGGACATGGACATAATAAAATGGAACTTCCAGATTATAAACAATGGAAGATAGAAGGAACACCATTAGAAACtgtccaggagaagctggcagcACGAGGGCTAAGGGATCCATGGGGCCG caaTGAAGCTTGGAGATACATGGGTGGCTTTGCAAACAATGTTTCCTTTGTTGGAGCATTATTAAAAGGATTCAAATGGGGATTTGCTGCATTTGTGGTAGCTGTAGGGGCTGAATATTTTCTGGAATCCTCGAATAAAGATGAGAAGCATCACTGA
- the NDUFB3 gene encoding NADH dehydrogenase [ubiquinone] 1 beta subcomplex subunit 3 isoform X1: MKGTLLGAFPNSQSCKSFPVGMTPGHGHNKMELPDYKQWKIEGTPLETVQEKLAARGLRDPWGRNEAWRYMGGFANNVSFVGALLKGFKWGFAAFVVAVGAEYFLESSNKDEKHH, translated from the exons ATGAAAGGCACGTTATTAGGTGCTTTCCCCAATTCTCAATCTTGCAAG TCTTTTCCTGTAGGCATGACGCCTGGACATGGACATAATAAAATGGAACTTCCAGATTATAAACAATGGAAGATAGAAGGAACACCATTAGAAACtgtccaggagaagctggcagcACGAGGGCTAAGGGATCCATGGGGCCG caaTGAAGCTTGGAGATACATGGGTGGCTTTGCAAACAATGTTTCCTTTGTTGGAGCATTATTAAAAGGATTCAAATGGGGATTTGCTGCATTTGTGGTAGCTGTAGGGGCTGAATATTTTCTGGAATCCTCGAATAAAGATGAGAAGCATCACTGA